The nucleotide sequence CTGGGCCAGGCGCACGTAGCTGGGGGCCTCCGCCAGGGCCTCCGTGGGCACCTCCGCCACCACCTCCCCCCGGAAGAGGACCCTGAAGACCCGTTCCGGGATGGTCCGGGCCACGGCCACGCAGTCCAGGCCCCACCGGCGAAAGACCTCCTCTAGCTCCTTTTCCTTCCCTGGCCGGGGCACCAGGACCATGCGCTCTTGGCTTTCCGAGAGGAGGAGCTCCTCGGGGGCCATGCCCGCCTCCCGGGTGGGGACCAGGTCCAGGTTGAGCTCCACCCCGAGGCCCGACTTGTGGGCGAGCTCGGCCAGGCTGGAGGTGAGCCCCGCCGCCCCCATGTCCTGCACCCCTTCCACCAGGTCCTTCTCTATGGCCTCGAGGGTGGCCTCCATGAGGAGCTTCCCCAAAAAGGGGTCCCCCACCTGCACCGCCGGGCGGTCCTCCTCCTTCTCCTCCCTTAGCTCCCGGCTGGCGAAGGCCGCCCCCCCGATGCCGTCCCGGCCCGTCTTGGCCCCGGCGTAGTAGATGGGGCGGCCCAAGGAGGCGCGGCTTTTCCGCAGGTGCTCTTCCCGTAAAAGCCCCAAGCACATGGCGTTCACCAAGGGGTTTTCCCGGTAGCCCTCGTGGAAGTAGAGGTCCCCGCCCACGGTGGGCACGCCGATGGCGTTCCCGTAAAAGGCGATGCCGGAAACCACCCCCTTGAAGAGGTAGCGGCTTCGGCCCTCGGGAGGGCCGAAGCGCAGGGAGTCCAGGAGGGCGATGGGGCGGGCCCCCATGCTCAGGATGTCCCTAAGGATCCCCCCCACCCCCGTGGCCGCCCCTTGGAAGGGCTCCACGGCGGAGGGGTGGTTATGGCTTTCGATCTTGAAGGCCACCGCCCACCCTTCCCCCAGGCGCACCACCCCGGCGTTTTCCCCCGGGCCCTGCAGAACCGCTTCCCCCTCCTTGGGGAGCTCCTTGAGGAGGGGGCGGGAGTTCTTGTAGGCGCAGTGCTCGCTCCACATCACCTTGAAGAGGAGGAGCTCCACCCGGTTGGGCTCCCGCCCAAGCCGCCTTTGGATCTCCCGGTACTCCCCATCCGGGATGCCCAACTCCTTGGCCAAGGCTTCCATCACTCTAGGAGGGGGAGGAGCTCGCGGTGGTCCTTCACCTTGGCCGTGGGCTTCACCTCCCCGTTCACCTCCCTCAGGCCCACGTACTGCACCGCCCAAGGATAGCCGGCGCCGAAGGCCCCCTTGATGTCCGTGTGGGGCAGGTCCCCCACGTGGAGGGCCTCCTCGGGGGCCACCCCTAGGGCCTCGAGGGCCACGTGGAAGGCCTCGGCCTTGGGCTTGACGAAGCCGGTTTCGTCGGAGAAGCTATAGGCCTGGAAAACGTCCAAGCCTTGCCTGCGCAGGTGCTCCCGGAGGAGGCGGCCCGGGGTCATGCCCGTGTCGGAAACAAGGGCCAAGGGGTACTTCCCGGCAAGCGCCTTGAGGACCTCCACCCCAGGCAGGGGCTTGAGGTCGGCGAGGAGGGAGGTTTCCTCCAGCTTTCGTGCGGTGAGGGCGA is from Thermus sp. LT1-2-5 and encodes:
- a CDS encoding HAD family hydrolase; translated protein: MKPKAITFDFWGTLFTEGEAFLEKVMPARYEILLDALSEAGHPAEESEVREAYRQAALAFEEAWKAGEHMSVYERVGRIFALLGAPHDPGLIALTARKLEETSLLADLKPLPGVEVLKALAGKYPLALVSDTGMTPGRLLREHLRRQGLDVFQAYSFSDETGFVKPKAEAFHVALEALGVAPEEALHVGDLPHTDIKGAFGAGYPWAVQYVGLREVNGEVKPTAKVKDHRELLPLLE
- the purL gene encoding phosphoribosylformylglycinamidine synthase subunit PurL; translated protein: MEALAKELGIPDGEYREIQRRLGREPNRVELLLFKVMWSEHCAYKNSRPLLKELPKEGEAVLQGPGENAGVVRLGEGWAVAFKIESHNHPSAVEPFQGAATGVGGILRDILSMGARPIALLDSLRFGPPEGRSRYLFKGVVSGIAFYGNAIGVPTVGGDLYFHEGYRENPLVNAMCLGLLREEHLRKSRASLGRPIYYAGAKTGRDGIGGAAFASRELREEKEEDRPAVQVGDPFLGKLLMEATLEAIEKDLVEGVQDMGAAGLTSSLAELAHKSGLGVELNLDLVPTREAGMAPEELLLSESQERMVLVPRPGKEKELEEVFRRWGLDCVAVARTIPERVFRVLFRGEVVAEVPTEALAEAPSYVRLAQEDPEVKRLRETPLPPLQAEAKEVLERLLASPNLASREAVYERYDHQVGTRTALVPGKGDAAILWLKGTSLGIAAKVDQNPRYSRLHPRLGAMHALAEACRNVSVVGAKPLAYTDGLNLGSPETPEGYYELKETIEGLKEASAALGVPVVSGNVSLYNEAGGRRIPPTAMVGVVGVLDIRRRAEMGFRRPGEVVVLLGEERGELGGSEVLYLLTGLEAGHPPALDLERESAVQEVIRQLIGLGLVRTAHDLAEGGLLVALAEMTFPYGLGATVEVREAGLEALFGEAPSRILFTVAKDHLKEATARLEAQGLPYRILGETGGKTLTVLTPKGVLEWEVAELKAIWQRPLREVLDG